The genomic segment GCTTGCGTTATTATTAAACATACCAACCCCTGTGGGGCTGCACTTGGAAAAACTCCGTTAGAAGCGTATGAACGGGCTCTTGAAGCAGATCCGGTGTCTGCTTTTGGTGGAATTATTGCCTTTAACCGCGTTGTAGATGCAGAATGTGCGCAACTCATTCATGAACGTTTCTTCGAAGTTATTTTGGCTCCGGAATTCAGCCCAGAGGCGAGAGAGATTTTTAAAGATAAAAAGAATCTCCGTTTAATCATTATTGGACGAAGAGGGGGCCAACACACTTCAGAAAAAGGCTGGAAAATACGCACGATCCAAGGAGGATTTCTTGTTCAGGAAGAAGATCTTGGCACTACTCCTTCCACAGAATGGGAAGTCGTTACCGAGCAAAAACCGACAGCTGAAGATTTACGTGAGCTTGAATTTGCATGGCAAGTTGTTAAGCATGTTAAGTCTAATGCCATTGTGCTCACTAAAAATGGCCAAACCCTAGGAGTTGGAGCTGGACAGATGAACCGAGTAGGGTCTGTTAAAATTTCGATGGAACAAGCTGGAGATAAAGCAAAAGGCGCCTATCTTGCTTCTGATGCATTTTTCCCGTTCCCTGATTCTTTGGAAGAAGCGGCTAAAGCTGGCGTGCGTGCAGTTGTTCAGCCTGGAGGTTCAATTCGAGATGAAGAAGTGCTTGAGGTTGCTAATCGTTTGAATCTGATTATGGTATTCACCCATCGGAGACATTTTCAACATTAAGCATCGATAGGAAGAAGGTGCCTGAGATAGGTAAGAAGGTTTTGATTGTCGGGAGCGGTGGCAGAGAGCATGCTTTGGCATGGAAACTGACCCAAAGTCCGGATGTAGAGCAGATTTATGTTGCACCAGGTAATGCGGGGACCTTGGGCTGGAATGTAAATATTATGGCGAACGACATCTCTTCTTTATTAGCGTTTGCTGAAGAAAAAGCCATTGATTTAACGGTTGTGGGACCAGAGGAACCCTTAACGCTTGGAATTGTTGATGCTTTTCAAGCGAAAGGGTTGAGAATCTTTGGACCGAGTCGCGCAGCAGCTCGTTTAGAGGGTAGTAAGTCCTTTGCTAAAGAAATTATGCATGCGGCGAACGTTCCAACAGCGCGTTGGGAGGTTTTCCAGGATTCACAAAGGGCAAAATTATACATTCAGCAAATTGGAGTTCCTTGTGTCTTAAAAGCGGATGGGTTAGCTGCTGGTAAAGGTGTAATTATTGCTGAGGATCTGGAAACAGCTCTACAGGCCGTGGATGAAATTATGGAAGGGGCCTTGAAGTCCTCAGGAAAAACTCTGGTGGTTGAGGAATTCTTAACCGGTCCGGAAGTCAGCTTGCTTTGTTTTACAGATGGGGAAAACGCCGTTCCAATGGTGCCTGTACAGGATCACAAGCGGGCTTTAGATGGAGATCAAGGACTCAATACGGGTGGGATGGGAACCTATACTCCACCCCCGTTTTGGACACCGGAATTAGAACAGCAAGTTATGCAAGAGGTTGTTCAGCCTACGCTTAAAGTTATGCAGGAGCGTGGCGAAACGTTTCAAGGGGTACTTTTTGTTGGGCTCATGCTTACCCCTGAAGGTCCTAAGGTCCTCGAGTTTAACGCTCGCTTTGGCGATCCGGAGACTCAAGTGGTTATGTTGAGAATGGAATCAGATCTTCTATCTGTTCTTTGGGCGTGTACGGAAGGTACGCTTCAGGATGTGCAGTTGAAGTGGAGTGAGGATACAGCCGTTTGCGTTGTGCTAGCATCTCCTGGATATCCGCAAGCTTACACAAAAGGAATTTCGATTCATCTGCCTTCTCAAGTCCAGGATAATTACGCGATTTTCCATGCTGGAACAGCGGCCACAAACGGGGGACAACTTGTCAATTCGGGTGGAAGAGTACTGGGAGTAAGCGCGAAGGCGCCAAACCTTGTTAAAGCCCGCGAAGCTGCTTATCAATTAGTTGAAAGCATTGATTTCCCGCAGGCTCATTATCGTTATGATATCGGAATCAAAGGATTAACGAACTAACACAGCTTCTCGCTCATTTATGGGCGAGAAGTTCTTTTATACGTATCAGAAAGTATAAGTTTTTATCGGTAGATAGTATAAGTGCAACTAAGGCTTCCGCCTGCGCTAAGGCTTGGCGCAAGCCAAGTTTTCTTTATCTCAGTTAAATTTTGCTAAAGGTAGCTTCCCTGTGTGAGCATCTTCTTCCCTACTTTCATATACTGTAGGCAGAATGGCGAACTAAGGGAGGGATCGGCGTGTATAATTACCGAAAACGTTTTTTTTATCCAATCCATGTTGCGAGACCAGATCCTGAGTTCGCTCAAATTCTCCTTGAACATTACGCAGGGCGAGATGGTGAACTGAGCCAAATTACCCAGTACTTAAGTCATCAGGCTAATATTTCAGATCGATTCGTTCGGGAATTGTATGGACTTATTATTGCCGAAGAACTTGCACATCTCGAAATCCTAAGCACCCTGATTCATAAGCTTGGCGGAGAATTGGGCTATTATGTGAATAATCGGGGTGAACCTTGGAAATTAGAATATATCGAGCAGGGTACGGACCCCCTTCAACTTTTAAAAATAGATATTGATTTGGAGTTAAGTTCCCGATCCTTGTATGAAAAAAGTGTAGAGAAGACAAAGGATCCGGGGATTCGTAAGATACTCCACTTTATAGGGCGGAGAGAAGAAATTCATCAGTCGCTCTTAGTTCGTTCTCGAAAGTTAATGATTGAAGGCGCTTGCAATGGTCAGTATAATCAGCTTATCTACGATTATAAGATGAGTCTTCAGGTATTAGAATAGTTACCGTGTAAGACAAGGGCACTCTGGGTTTTAGATTTTACCTGAGTGCCCTTTAATTAATGAGCAGGATTAAGTCAATTTGTGTCGAAATAAACTATATTGCAATTGAGAATTCTTTCCTAAAGGGAGGCCTGAAGCTATGAAAAATCGCTCAATGTCAATTAAGACAAGGATTACACTATTTGCAGCAGTTGTTATTTTTTTGATCGTAGGAGCGCTCTCTATAGCTAGCTTTTGGAATGCGGAAAAACTCTTAGCGTCCAGTGAGCAGGAGACAAAAAGGCTCGTGGAAAAAGGAATTCAGGATGAATTTACTACTCGCCTAGAGACTGCAAAGTCTTCGATTCTTTCGGTAACATCAAATCCGGAAATCGCCAAAGCTATGGCGAATCAGAATCGTGGAGACATAGCACGCATGGCACAACCTATTTTTGATACCGTGAAAAATGAAGGATTTAGTCAGATGCAATTCCATCTAGCACCAGCAACATCTTTTTATCGAGCACATAGTCCCAAGAAATTCGGAGATGATTTGTCTTCTTTTCGGTTTACTGTTGTTGAGGCGAATAAGGAAAACAAGATCGTTTCTGGATTAGAAGAAGGGGTTGACGGATATGGGTTCCGTGTCGTGGCTCCCATTACATATGAAGGAAAGCAAGTCGGTACTGCTGAATACGGTATGGATTTTGGAAAGGATTTTCTCAGCGAATTACAAAAGAAAAACGCGGGTGAATATTTTATTTATGTACTGAATCCGGATTCTTCTATGGTTAAAGGGGTTAAAGAAAATAAAGGACTCCTTTTGGGAACAGGGGAAGACACGTTTGTAGTACCCGATAAAGAACTAGAAGGATTACAGAGTGGAAACTCAAATACACTGATCAGTGCTGATGGAAAAAACAATATTCTCTTAGTTCCGTTTAAGGATTACAAAGGAGAAGTTAAAGGGTATATAAAAGCCGTACTTTCTCGTGAAGTAGTAGTTGCCAATATGAACAATCTAAGACAATGGGTTTTATTTATGGGACTGGGAGTCTTGATATTAGGGGTAATTGCCGCATACATATTATCGCTTTTAATCACTCGTCCTATTGTTGAGTTATCCCAAAATGCGGAGGTCTTAGCTCAAGGAAATCTTAATGTGAATTTGCGGACAAAATATTTTGGAGAGCTGGAAATGCTAGCAGTAGCGATGAAGAATATGGTTGAAAATACACGTTCTATTTGCTCTTCAATAAACCTGGCTATCTCTAATGTAGAATCTGAGGTTGAGGCAATATCGAGTTCCACGGAGCAATCCTCTAAAGGCTCTGAACAAGTAGCAACAAGTGTGAGTCAGGTGGCAATTGGTGCCCAGAACCTTGCTGAGACAACACAGGATATCAGTGCTCAAGCAAGTACGATAAATAGTAAAATGTTAACGTTTAGAGATCAGATGGTGGATATTGGAACAAGCACCTCTGAAGTAGTAGAGCGAACCCAAAGTGGTAAAGCAATGATGAATGATTTAGCTCAAAAAATGAAGGAATTTACAGATAGAGTAGAGGAAATACGCCAGACTGGAAAGAACTTGCGGGATCAGACCGGGGAAATTCGAGGAATTACAAATATTATTACGGGAATTTCGGATCAAACCAATCTATTAGCACTTAATGCAGCAATAGAGGCTGCCCGTGCAGGAGATGCAGGACGAGGGTTCGCCGTAGTCGCTGATGAAGTAAGAAAACTCGCTGAGGAGTCACGTCAAAGTGCGAAACATATTGAAGAATTGATTGAGCATATAACGCGCAACGTTGAGAGTTCGGTTGAGGCCACGGATGATGCTGCAGATTTAATCAGGGAACAGACTGGAATTGGAGATAAAGCGCAACATGAGTTTGCTGAGATCGCAGAGGGAAGTCAAAACGTTGCAAATCTCTTGAATGTGGTTGAAGTTGAAGTGCAAGAGATTGTGAGCATGACTCAAGCCATTGGACAAGCCGTTTCAGCAGTGGCGGACACTTCACAAGATGATGCTGCAGCAGCTGAGGAAATCGCAGCTTCTTCAGAAGAAATGAGTGCAGCGGCGAGTACGATTCAAGAAAGTACTGAGGTCTTGATGCAACACATGGATGAATTGAAAGCACAAAGTGTGAAGTTTATTCTGTAAAGATAGATTCCTAATTGTCACGATCAACTCCATCCTTTCTAGATTTTGTTACCCAGGGGAAATTAACATCAATTTCAAAAAAATGTCCAATCCTTTTAGGATTGGACATTTTATATTTTTGAATTAAAAATGTTTTTCTGATAAACTGAATTTTAACATGAGGGCAATTAGAATTTGATTTCCCAATTGGCAACACGAAGCCCTTTAAAAAGGCCAAACCCTGAAAGCTCGATCTTAACTTCCGGGCGTTTAGGGAGGTAACGATCATAGTAGACGGTTATTCCTTCAGCATTCATAGGAATGAAATTTTCAGGTTTAAGCGGATTGCCACGGCGTAC from the Desulfitobacterium metallireducens DSM 15288 genome contains:
- the purD gene encoding phosphoribosylamine--glycine ligase, which codes for MGKKVLIVGSGGREHALAWKLTQSPDVEQIYVAPGNAGTLGWNVNIMANDISSLLAFAEEKAIDLTVVGPEEPLTLGIVDAFQAKGLRIFGPSRAAARLEGSKSFAKEIMHAANVPTARWEVFQDSQRAKLYIQQIGVPCVLKADGLAAGKGVIIAEDLETALQAVDEIMEGALKSSGKTLVVEEFLTGPEVSLLCFTDGENAVPMVPVQDHKRALDGDQGLNTGGMGTYTPPPFWTPELEQQVMQEVVQPTLKVMQERGETFQGVLFVGLMLTPEGPKVLEFNARFGDPETQVVMLRMESDLLSVLWACTEGTLQDVQLKWSEDTAVCVVLASPGYPQAYTKGISIHLPSQVQDNYAIFHAGTAATNGGQLVNSGGRVLGVSAKAPNLVKAREAAYQLVESIDFPQAHYRYDIGIKGLTN
- a CDS encoding manganese catalase family protein, with amino-acid sequence MYNYRKRFFYPIHVARPDPEFAQILLEHYAGRDGELSQITQYLSHQANISDRFVRELYGLIIAEELAHLEILSTLIHKLGGELGYYVNNRGEPWKLEYIEQGTDPLQLLKIDIDLELSSRSLYEKSVEKTKDPGIRKILHFIGRREEIHQSLLVRSRKLMIEGACNGQYNQLIYDYKMSLQVLE
- a CDS encoding methyl-accepting chemotaxis protein; translation: MKNRSMSIKTRITLFAAVVIFLIVGALSIASFWNAEKLLASSEQETKRLVEKGIQDEFTTRLETAKSSILSVTSNPEIAKAMANQNRGDIARMAQPIFDTVKNEGFSQMQFHLAPATSFYRAHSPKKFGDDLSSFRFTVVEANKENKIVSGLEEGVDGYGFRVVAPITYEGKQVGTAEYGMDFGKDFLSELQKKNAGEYFIYVLNPDSSMVKGVKENKGLLLGTGEDTFVVPDKELEGLQSGNSNTLISADGKNNILLVPFKDYKGEVKGYIKAVLSREVVVANMNNLRQWVLFMGLGVLILGVIAAYILSLLITRPIVELSQNAEVLAQGNLNVNLRTKYFGELEMLAVAMKNMVENTRSICSSINLAISNVESEVEAISSSTEQSSKGSEQVATSVSQVAIGAQNLAETTQDISAQASTINSKMLTFRDQMVDIGTSTSEVVERTQSGKAMMNDLAQKMKEFTDRVEEIRQTGKNLRDQTGEIRGITNIITGISDQTNLLALNAAIEAARAGDAGRGFAVVADEVRKLAEESRQSAKHIEELIEHITRNVESSVEATDDAADLIREQTGIGDKAQHEFAEIAEGSQNVANLLNVVEVEVQEIVSMTQAIGQAVSAVADTSQDDAAAAEEIAASSEEMSAAASTIQESTEVLMQHMDELKAQSVKFIL
- a CDS encoding CC/Se motif family (seleno)protein, whose amino-acid sequence is MNLETQIQHPAISFTFTPEAKEFLLQKQVASVHIESMDLDACCIPIVSPPAVRRGNPLKPENFIPMNAEGITVYYDRYLPKRPEVKIELSGFGLFKGLRVANWEIKF